In Listeria monocytogenes, the following proteins share a genomic window:
- the rho gene encoding transcription termination factor Rho, which translates to MAKLSIAYLESLTIKEIYALAKEHKIAYYSKLTKRELIFALLKSNAEKEGFFFMEGVLEIIPNEGFGFLRPINYSSSSEDIYISASQIRRFELRTGDKVSGKVRPPKENERYFGLLHVEAVNGENPEVAKERVHFPGLTPLYPDRQIHLETGKNPISTRTIDLISPIGFGQRGLIVAPPKAGKTVLLKEIANAITTNHPESELIVLLIDERPEEVTDIERSVKADVVSSTFDEVPENHIKVAELVLERAMRLVEQKRDVVILMDSITRLARAYNLVIPPSGRTLSGGIDPAAFHRPKRFFGAARNIEEGGSLTILATALVDTGSRMDDVIYEEFKGTGNMELHLDRQLAERRVFPAIDMRRSGTRKEELLLSKERLEQLWKIRKAMPKQSDGLDISERFVRYLKKTENNEAFYELLQEEMFKK; encoded by the coding sequence ATGGCTAAACTGTCCATTGCATACTTAGAAAGTTTAACAATAAAAGAGATCTATGCTTTAGCAAAAGAACACAAAATTGCCTATTATAGCAAATTAACTAAACGAGAATTAATTTTTGCTTTATTAAAATCAAACGCAGAAAAAGAAGGATTTTTCTTCATGGAAGGTGTATTAGAAATTATCCCAAATGAAGGTTTTGGCTTCTTACGTCCAATCAACTATTCTTCCAGCTCAGAAGATATTTACATTTCAGCTTCCCAAATTAGACGTTTCGAGTTAAGAACTGGGGATAAGGTTTCTGGAAAAGTTCGTCCTCCGAAAGAAAATGAACGTTATTTTGGTTTACTCCATGTCGAGGCTGTCAATGGAGAAAACCCAGAAGTGGCTAAAGAAAGAGTGCATTTCCCAGGGCTAACACCGCTTTATCCAGATCGTCAAATTCATTTAGAAACAGGCAAAAATCCTATTTCCACAAGAACGATTGATTTGATTTCACCAATTGGTTTTGGTCAACGTGGACTTATTGTAGCTCCGCCAAAAGCAGGTAAAACGGTATTACTTAAAGAAATTGCGAACGCGATTACTACTAATCATCCAGAGTCAGAATTGATTGTCTTGTTAATTGATGAGCGTCCGGAAGAAGTAACTGATATCGAACGTTCTGTAAAGGCCGATGTTGTCAGTTCCACATTTGATGAAGTACCTGAAAATCACATTAAAGTAGCAGAACTGGTTCTTGAACGAGCGATGCGTTTAGTAGAACAAAAACGTGATGTGGTCATTTTAATGGATAGTATTACGCGACTTGCGAGAGCCTATAACCTAGTGATTCCGCCAAGTGGTCGAACGCTTTCCGGGGGGATTGATCCTGCTGCATTCCATAGACCGAAGCGCTTCTTTGGAGCTGCTCGTAATATTGAAGAAGGTGGAAGCTTAACCATTCTTGCCACAGCATTAGTTGACACGGGTTCTCGAATGGACGACGTTATTTACGAGGAATTCAAAGGAACGGGGAACATGGAATTACACCTCGATCGCCAACTTGCCGAACGCCGCGTTTTCCCGGCAATCGATATGCGCCGTTCTGGAACAAGAAAAGAAGAGCTACTCCTATCCAAAGAGCGCTTAGAACAACTTTGGAAAATCCGCAAAGCAATGCCAAAACAAAGCGATGGACTAGACATTTCAGAACGTTTCGTACGCTATCTGAAGAAAACAGAGAATAATGAAGCTTTTTATGAATTATTGCAAGAAGAGATGTTTAAAAAATAA
- the thrB gene encoding homoserine kinase: MRIRVPATTANLGPGFDSCGLALTLYLTLDIGAEADSWYIEHNIGGGIPHDETNVIIETALNLAPNLTPHHLVMTCDIPPARGLGSSSAAVVAGIELANTLAELNLSKEEKVRIAAEIEGHPDNVAPAVLGNWVVGAKLDGEDFYVRHLFPDCALIAFIPKAELLTSESRGVLPDTLPFKEAVQASSIANVMIAAILRNDMTLAGEMMERDLWHEKYRSQLVPHLTQIRDVAKSQGAYAACLSGAGPTVLVFAPRNLANKLQTSLQTLEIDADVLLLDVEGSGAEVFR; this comes from the coding sequence ATGCGTATTCGTGTCCCAGCAACGACAGCCAATCTTGGCCCTGGCTTTGATTCGTGTGGTTTAGCGTTAACGTTATATTTAACGCTTGATATTGGAGCGGAAGCAGACTCTTGGTATATCGAACATAATATTGGCGGCGGGATTCCGCATGATGAAACCAATGTAATTATCGAAACGGCCTTAAATCTGGCGCCTAATTTAACGCCGCATCATTTAGTGATGACCTGTGATATTCCACCCGCTCGTGGACTAGGCAGTAGTTCTGCGGCGGTTGTTGCGGGGATTGAATTAGCCAATACACTTGCTGAACTTAACCTTTCAAAAGAGGAAAAAGTCCGGATAGCTGCTGAAATAGAAGGGCATCCCGATAATGTCGCGCCAGCGGTTCTAGGAAACTGGGTCGTAGGGGCGAAATTAGATGGAGAAGATTTCTATGTACGCCACCTTTTTCCGGATTGTGCTTTAATTGCTTTTATTCCAAAGGCAGAACTTCTTACTTCGGAAAGTCGTGGTGTTTTGCCTGATACGCTTCCGTTCAAAGAAGCTGTCCAAGCTAGTAGTATCGCCAATGTAATGATTGCCGCGATTTTGCGCAATGATATGACATTAGCCGGAGAAATGATGGAACGTGATTTATGGCATGAAAAATATCGCAGTCAATTAGTGCCACATTTAACACAAATTCGCGATGTAGCCAAAAGCCAGGGAGCCTATGCTGCTTGTTTGAGCGGCGCTGGTCCAACTGTCCTAGTGTTCGCTCCTCGAAACCTCGCGAATAAACTGCAAACATCTTTACAAACACTAGAAATCGATGCGGACGTCCTTCTACTTGATGTCGAAGGAAGCGGCGCGGAAGTTTTTCGATGA
- the thrC gene encoding threonine synthase: MYKGLLEKYKEYLPVTDKTPMISLAEGNTPLIPLPNLSKELGVTLYGKYEGLNPTGSFKDRGMVMAVAKAKEEGAEAVICASTGNTSAAAAAYATRAGLKAYIVIPEGKVALGKLAQAVMYGADIISIQGNFDEALKSVRELAETEAVTLVNSVNPYRLEGQKTAAFEICEQLGSAPDVLAIPVGNAGNISAYWKGFKEWNEAKASGLPRMHGFEAEGAAAIVQGKPIDNPETIATAIRIGNPASWGLAEAARDESGGYIHSVTDDEIVNAYKKIAAQDGVFIEPGSAASLAGVIQHVANGTIKKGETVVCVFTGNGLKDPDTAMSVHEIPISHVDDIEAMRTHLRSGVKA; the protein is encoded by the coding sequence ATGTATAAAGGTTTACTAGAAAAATATAAAGAATATCTACCAGTAACTGATAAAACGCCAATGATTTCACTTGCGGAAGGAAATACACCACTTATCCCATTACCGAATTTGTCCAAAGAACTTGGTGTTACTTTATACGGAAAATATGAAGGCTTAAATCCAACCGGTTCTTTTAAAGACCGTGGAATGGTTATGGCTGTCGCTAAAGCGAAAGAAGAAGGTGCCGAAGCGGTTATTTGTGCATCCACTGGGAATACTTCTGCTGCGGCTGCGGCATACGCAACACGTGCGGGATTAAAAGCGTACATTGTTATTCCAGAAGGTAAAGTTGCCTTAGGAAAATTAGCGCAAGCAGTTATGTACGGAGCAGATATTATCTCGATTCAAGGTAATTTTGACGAAGCATTAAAATCGGTTCGTGAATTGGCTGAAACAGAAGCAGTAACGCTTGTAAACTCGGTAAATCCTTATCGTTTAGAAGGTCAAAAAACAGCTGCATTCGAAATTTGTGAGCAATTAGGTTCTGCTCCAGATGTCCTTGCTATTCCAGTCGGTAATGCCGGAAATATTTCTGCATACTGGAAAGGATTTAAAGAGTGGAATGAGGCTAAGGCTTCTGGACTTCCACGGATGCATGGTTTTGAAGCGGAAGGTGCGGCTGCGATTGTTCAAGGTAAACCGATTGATAATCCGGAAACAATTGCAACAGCGATTCGTATCGGAAATCCAGCTAGTTGGGGGCTTGCAGAAGCAGCTCGCGATGAATCTGGCGGATATATCCATTCTGTAACAGATGATGAAATTGTTAATGCCTATAAAAAAATTGCAGCGCAAGATGGTGTCTTCATCGAGCCAGGTTCAGCTGCTTCATTAGCTGGTGTAATCCAACATGTAGCAAATGGAACAATTAAAAAAGGCGAAACAGTTGTTTGTGTCTTTACTGGAAATGGGTTAAAAGATCCGGATACTGCGATGAGTGTGCATGAAATTCCAATTTCTCATGTGGATGATATCGAAGCAATGCGCACACATTTACGTTCAGGAGTGAAAGCTTAA
- a CDS encoding type B 50S ribosomal protein L31, with translation MKTGIHPEYRPVVFVDTSTDFKFLSGSTKSSSETIKWEDGNEYPLLRVEISSDSHPFYTGKQKHATADGRVDRFNKKYGLK, from the coding sequence ATGAAAACTGGAATTCATCCTGAGTACCGTCCAGTGGTATTTGTTGATACTAGTACTGATTTCAAATTTTTGTCAGGTTCTACTAAGAGCTCAAGCGAAACAATTAAATGGGAAGATGGCAACGAGTATCCATTACTTCGTGTCGAAATCTCTTCTGATTCGCACCCGTTCTATACTGGTAAACAAAAACATGCGACTGCAGACGGCCGTGTGGACCGCTTCAACAAAAAATACGGTCTCAAATAA
- a CDS encoding homoserine dehydrogenase: MEAKLQVGVLGFGTVGSGVIHILEEHQEKISQVTGYHISVKKVLVRDLEKNRRYETKGFELTTNPSDVLDDPEIAVVVEVMGSITTAREYILQALKAGKHVVTANKDLIALHGDELVAVAQANNCDLFYEASVAGGIPILRTIVNSLAADKIQKVMGIVNGTTNFMLTKMTTEKKSYEDVLAEAQALGFAESDPTNDVDGIDAARKMVIMTRLAFGMNVNLDNVETNGIRGISPEDIDVAYQLGYKIKLVGTAEETNGTVNVNVGPVLLPKAHPLAGVNYENNAVFVTGAAVGETMFYGPGAGELPTATSVVSDLITVAKNSRLGTNGNAFNSYKHETKHTPKEQVFSKYYLRLTMDDKTGTFLKLTQIFAEAGVGFDKILQQPYDDFTATVVIVTHSTSQAQLEQAIARVKDEPEMQMLAKYSVVEG, from the coding sequence GTGGAAGCAAAGTTACAAGTAGGTGTGTTAGGATTTGGAACGGTAGGTAGCGGTGTTATTCATATTTTAGAAGAGCATCAAGAAAAAATTAGTCAAGTAACTGGCTATCATATTTCTGTAAAGAAAGTGCTAGTTCGTGACTTAGAAAAAAATCGCCGTTATGAAACAAAAGGTTTTGAACTAACCACCAATCCGTCTGATGTACTGGATGATCCAGAAATTGCTGTTGTTGTCGAGGTTATGGGCAGCATCACAACTGCGCGGGAATACATTTTGCAGGCCTTGAAAGCTGGAAAGCATGTAGTAACTGCGAATAAGGATTTGATTGCGCTACACGGCGACGAATTAGTGGCAGTTGCACAAGCTAATAACTGTGATTTGTTTTATGAAGCAAGTGTTGCCGGGGGAATTCCAATTTTACGAACAATCGTAAACAGCCTTGCAGCAGATAAAATTCAAAAAGTAATGGGAATCGTCAACGGGACGACCAATTTTATGCTAACAAAAATGACGACAGAGAAAAAGTCATATGAAGATGTTTTAGCAGAAGCACAAGCGCTGGGTTTTGCCGAATCTGATCCAACAAATGATGTAGACGGAATCGATGCCGCAAGGAAAATGGTTATTATGACAAGACTCGCATTTGGTATGAATGTGAATTTAGATAATGTAGAAACAAATGGTATTCGCGGGATTTCTCCTGAAGATATCGATGTAGCTTACCAATTAGGTTATAAAATTAAACTAGTAGGTACGGCGGAAGAAACAAACGGCACAGTTAATGTCAACGTAGGGCCGGTTTTATTACCAAAAGCTCATCCGCTTGCAGGTGTTAACTATGAAAATAATGCCGTATTTGTAACTGGTGCAGCAGTCGGAGAAACAATGTTTTACGGACCTGGTGCTGGCGAATTACCAACTGCGACAAGTGTGGTTAGTGATTTAATTACTGTTGCTAAAAACAGCCGTCTTGGTACTAATGGGAATGCTTTTAACAGCTACAAACACGAAACGAAGCATACACCGAAAGAACAAGTTTTCTCAAAATACTATCTTCGTCTAACAATGGACGATAAAACAGGAACCTTCCTTAAGTTGACGCAAATTTTTGCGGAAGCCGGCGTTGGTTTTGATAAAATTTTGCAACAACCGTATGATGATTTTACGGCGACCGTTGTTATCGTGACACATTCAACTAGTCAAGCACAATTAGAACAAGCAATCGCTAGGGTCAAAGATGAGCCAGAAATGCAAATGCTCGCAAAATATTCCGTTGTGGAGGGTTAA
- the gtcA gene encoding cell wall teichoic acid glycosylation protein GtcA — protein sequence MSKIRQLLNKIPWYTDQVHSIFMYLIMGGFTTVINIVTFWLCTYVLNWDYRIANTIAFIASVLFAYFSNKKFVFDSYTPTWKDRLREASSFFGFRCLTYIIDILVMILLISYLSVDELWAKIWTNIIVLVLNYVFSKWIIFKVQK from the coding sequence ATGAGCAAAATAAGACAATTATTAAATAAAATTCCGTGGTACACAGATCAAGTACACAGTATATTCATGTACCTAATTATGGGTGGATTTACGACAGTTATTAACATCGTAACATTTTGGTTATGTACTTATGTTTTGAACTGGGATTACCGTATCGCAAATACTATTGCTTTTATCGCATCTGTACTTTTCGCTTACTTTTCAAATAAAAAATTTGTTTTTGACAGTTATACGCCGACTTGGAAAGATCGTCTTCGTGAAGCGAGTTCTTTCTTTGGTTTTCGTTGTTTAACCTATATAATAGATATTTTAGTCATGATTCTTTTAATCAGTTATTTATCTGTAGACGAATTATGGGCGAAAATCTGGACCAATATTATTGTGCTTGTACTGAACTATGTGTTTAGTAAATGGATAATCTTTAAAGTGCAAAAATAA
- a CDS encoding thymidine kinase, whose protein sequence is MAQLFFRYGSMNSGKTIEILKVAHNYEEQNKTVAIFTSGIDDRDQVGFISSRIGLKREATPIFSDTDIFEIVANIKPKPNCVLLDESQFLEKEHVFQLAKIVDELNIPVIAYGLKNDFRNELFEGSKYLLLYADKLEEMKTICWFCAKKATMVLRVDDKGKPVYTGEQIMIGGNDHYYPVCRKCHANPPIK, encoded by the coding sequence ATGGCACAGTTATTTTTCCGTTATGGTTCCATGAATAGTGGGAAAACCATTGAAATTCTTAAAGTCGCACATAATTATGAAGAACAAAATAAAACAGTGGCTATCTTCACTTCAGGTATTGACGATAGAGACCAAGTTGGCTTCATTTCAAGTCGAATTGGACTGAAACGAGAAGCAACTCCTATTTTTAGTGACACAGATATTTTTGAAATCGTAGCGAATATTAAACCAAAACCGAATTGTGTTCTTTTAGATGAATCACAGTTTCTAGAAAAAGAACACGTATTTCAGTTAGCGAAAATTGTGGATGAATTAAATATCCCAGTAATTGCCTACGGACTAAAAAATGATTTTCGAAATGAGCTATTTGAAGGTTCGAAATACTTGCTGCTATATGCGGATAAACTAGAAGAAATGAAAACAATTTGCTGGTTTTGTGCTAAAAAGGCAACGATGGTTCTGCGCGTTGATGACAAAGGAAAACCAGTTTATACAGGTGAACAAATTATGATTGGCGGAAATGACCACTATTACCCTGTGTGTCGCAAATGTCATGCCAATCCACCAATAAAATAA